The Balearica regulorum gibbericeps isolate bBalReg1 chromosome 26, bBalReg1.pri, whole genome shotgun sequence genome contains the following window.
TCCCTGAGCTATTTTACTTGGAACTGGGCTAAACAGCACGTGAAATTTCAGTGCAATAGCCACAAATTAGCGAGGTCACAAGCAACTGCAAGTTCTTGCAGTGGAAATGTCTTGGTAACTGAATTCCAGACGGTGCGACCAGCTCTGCCTCtaataaaacacaacaaagtCTGTAGTAGTAAAAAACTAAAGGAATTAGGTGATAAGAAAATTCTCACAttcatgttgctttttctttacagaagccTTGGCTTTGGGACCATAGAGAGTGCTGGACAGGATATCCACAACAGGTGAGTCATGCAAGAGGGCAAATTGCTGTTATAAATCATGTATTGTCTTTCAGTATCTTTTGAAAATCAGGTTATATTAGTGACAAAAGAGAGGGCACTGAATTAAATTCAGACTCAGGAGTCCTAAGAATTCAAAGCCAGATCCTTGTCAAGGGAGAACTTCTTTGTATCTGGTGTAATCGAAACACAATAGAGGATGAGtcaggaaagcaggaggagaCTGCAGAAATAAAGGGAGAGTGAGAGTTCTGACCAGGTGAGccaggaaactgaaaaatgggAACGCTCCAAGGTTGTTTAGTTTGTAGAAGAGACTGAGGCCAGAGAAGCACATGTTGCCTGAGGAGAAGTGAAGACTTCAGTGGACAGTATCTAGAGCAGAGGACATGCTCTGAATGCTGTGCACTTTCAGCTGTACTGAAGAATCATGTCCACAGTGCTTCCCAAAGAGTTTGTTTCCCAGTGGAACTGGCAGTATAGCCAGTAGCAATACAGGATCATTCCCATAGAGTTTAGAGGATGCTCTCTTACAGTTTTACAATGTATATTCTGAGTTTTTTCACAACAGCCCTGTGAGAAGCTGTCCAGTGGGTTGGAAAGCATATATCTCTTATCAGCCCAGACCAGAATAACCTCAATGAAAATTGCCAGCTAGCCACAACATCTGTTCTTTGTTCATCAACACAAGGAGCAAAGATAGCAACCAAAAGTCAGGTACTTTTTTGCCCAGCTGCCTCCTTTGCTATTCCTACTCCCCTTACTTGAGAAGTTGAAAGAGTTAGAATGGGGCTTCACCTACTGAGCACAGGAGCTATTGCCTGCTCTGCCTTTCCCCTTATGCTTTTATGTGCTCCGAATTCTCTGTAGAGAAGGCGACTATTGATTGTTCTATAGCAGGAGCCTTCCTATATCATACTGTTGTGGATGCCACAGCAGATGTACTAAAGAGACCTAAATTTCATTAAAGTGACAAATCTGATTCCAAGTTTGGGAGAGGTTCCTCTGTCCTACAAGAGAAGCTGGTAAGTGTTTCTAGCGTGATAGTAATCTCCTGTATTATCATGCAGGGAggtcactcaccaattaccatcacaggcaaaacagatgGGTCTtggggaaattattttaattcattgccgatcaaatcagagtaggataatgagaaatgagaacaaatctaaaaacaccttccagttctgggctccccagttcaagaaagacagggaactactggaaagagtccagcagaggactgtgaggatgatgaggggactggagcatctctcgtatgaggaaaggctgagagagctggggttggTTAGCCTGGAggagactgagaggggatctgatcaatacttataaatatctaaagggcagatgtcaagaggatggggccagactcttctcagtggtgcccagcgacaggacaaggggcaacaggcacaaactggaacacaggaagttccacctgcataggaggaaaaacttctccatctgagggtgaccaagccctgggacaggctgcccagagaggttgtggagtctccttctctggagagattccaaaccctcctggacacaatcctgtgcaacctgctctgggtgatcctgctctagcagggggttggactagatgatctccagaggtcccttccaacccctgccagtctgtgattctccccacccctcccttcttcctgggctcaacttcactcctgacttctctacctactccccccaAGACGTGCAGGGGGACAAGGAttgggggttgcggtcagttcatcacacgttgtctctgccgatccttcctcctcacactccccctgctccagcatggggtcccacCCACAGGAGACGGTCCTCCATCGACGTCTCCACTGTGGGCCCTTTCagtgggctgcagtccttcaggaacagactgctccagtgtgggttctccacagggccacaggtcctgccagcagcctgctctagCACAGGCtctccacggggtcacagccttctttgggcacatccacctgctccagcatggagtcctcCACAGTCTGCAGGGTGGACCTCCGCTCCACTGTGGacctccaagggctgcagggggacagcctgcatCACAATGTTCtgcaccatgggctgcaggggaacctctgctccagcacctggagcacctccttcccctgcttcttcactgaccttggtgtctgcagagttgtttctctcacatatcCTTACTCCTTTCTCCTGTCCactgttgcacagcagtttttacCCCTTCTTagatatgttatcacagaggtgctaccaccattgctgatgggctcagctttggccagcagcgggctcagctggctggaactggctctgtcagacatggggcagcttctggcatcttctcgcagaagccactcctgcagcccccccactaccaaaaccttgccacgtaaACCCAGTACACACGCTTTCCAGCATCTATAACAGAAAAGACCAAAATCAGAGCTAGTAATGTCCCACTGACAAAGAGCAAGAAAGATCAAGGACAAACCCGTGTGTTAGCAGGAACAAAGAATGTATTAAACACAATCTCTACTAAACAGGCCATGCCTTTTGCTAGGGGTAATGACAAAAGAAATGCCAATTCTCCCAAATAATCTtatctttgggggaaaaaaatcccttctgatCCAGAGCTCATACTTGGATAACCTCCAGAGTGTGAGCAGCACACACCAGCATGGGAGATGTTAATATCCCCCCTGGTAGCACCAGTGCATCCAGCTGTGCTTCCTCTTTTGGCCAGTCGCTGGTGCTACAAAGGAGAAACTAAAATCTATGAAGGTCATAAATCAACACTTTGGGTAGAGAAAACCCAAATATATCAGTATTTGGGAGCACCGTACTCTGTGATTCTTTGGAAATGCTAGTTGCATTTAgtcactgcaatttttttttttttatcaaatagGTTTGGGTTTAAGGAGTCCATATAGTGCCACAacagtgaaaaattactttttaaatagcaCATATCTTGCTGAGTGGGTCTAATCTTTTAGTTTTCCAGCTGTAAAACCCCAGAAAATGACCCAGAAGAATGCAGATTACTGTTCACACTGGGAGTGTACTTTCCCCCCATTAGTTTGATTAAACTAAAAATCTGTGATAGACAACAAGGTGTCTGAAGCATCTCCTTGAATCCTAAGAAGAGAATGATTTCTTCAGCTACTACTTACCTGTTTCACCATAGTGAAATGGTTTACATAGTTTTTAAAGCTCTATACTGACTGGTCAGGAAACTGCACAGTGCTGAAGAAATCCTAAAAATATTCAGGATCTTCCTGGTGGTCCCCTGAATGTTCCGCATGGTGCGGCAAAGTGGAATTTCCCCTGCTATTTGCTTTTGCCTCAGCACAGATGACATTTAGTAAGTAACCACGTTGTTCAATGGAAGTATTTCCCGCTGAAGCTGCAAGAACCAGTCTTGTTGGTTTGGTGTCTGATGTTCTTTTGCCTAGAAAGAGTCTTCACTTCCAGGCCTTGCTCTGCTTTATCTAATGGGTATTTCactgtctctccctctctcacaGCCTCTCCAACCCTCCCTGTTCTGGTACTACCTGCTGGAGCTCTCCTTCTACTGGTCACTGGTCTTCACCCTGCCCTTTGATGTGAAGAGGAAGGTGAGTGGCAGCCTCGGGGAAGACTCAAGCACAAACAGGACCCAGGCTGAACACTCAGGACAGTGATCTTCAAGAGCACATGTGTAGTGCTAGTCTGAGGTTTTGGGGGACTCTATCCTTGCTCATTCCCAGGAATTTCCATTCCCAGTCACTGGCTTCACTCTCCTCTGGGAAGTGGAGAACACAAACTCTGATACAGAAAGGTGCAAACCACTGCAGAGTCCTCAATCCAaacttaaaaattgcttttctgggACTTTTCTAGGCTGCACTGATCATAGAGATAGGAAAAGATGATTCTCTGCCAGTTAAGTCGTATGTGTTCCTAGGTGCCAGTGCCCCGATAGACAGGGCGCTGCGTGATTACTTAGGCATACATGTGCGTTGAGGCTGCGAATATACCCTTGTAAGTATAAAGGGTGGTTGTAAGTCTCCATCAGCGAGCCTGGGGGTATGAGATAGTCATGAAACAGGTAGGCATGCCCAggagcacagagcagaggtGGATATGGGCACTGCTCTGTGACAGgaagctgtctttatcttgaaATTGTCTGTACTGAACCATTGGCTCTTACTCTTCTGTCTTCTGATTTGCACCATCATTGGACCATTAACTGGTGGAGGGAAAGAGCATTCTCTGTTGTGAGATTGTCAGTTTACACCATAAACTCTTCATTCCTGGGTCTCTTGGTTGCCTACATTTCTAGAATGTGTTAGGTAAAAGACTTATATGAGTAAGACCTTATAGCAAGAGGTTTCTTAAGTCATTGGGTAGAGAGATTTCATTTCTACCTGCAGGAGGCATGCTTTAACCAGGGCAGAAGGtgcattatgtattttttttctctgctgtcccCTTTCTCATCAGGACTTCAAGGAGCAGATAGTCCACCATGCTGCAACCATCTTCCTGATCAGTTTCTCATACTGTGCGAATTACATCCGCATTGGGACACTGGTGATGGTGATTCATGATGCTGCTGATTGCTTCCTAGAGGTGAGCTCCACGAGTTACATGCCAGGTGAAGCCTAGTTAGCAATGGTGCTCTTCAGCCAAAGAGCGTCTTTTGATCTGGCACACTATGGGCTACATGTTATGGTGTTTCACAGATAACTCAGTACTGATCTTCTGACCCAGCCTAGGGCGCTCTGCAGAGAGCCAGGAAGATGCTTGATTACCTGCATGCAGATTGTATCGTATCTGGCTCGTTAGCCTCCTGGAGCATGTGGCAGATGCACTGTCTTGGCCTGCTGTTTAttgttctttctccttccagccAACTAAGATATTCAATTacatgaagtggaaaaaaacttgtgaCAGCCTCTTTATGATCTTCTCAGCTGTTTTCCTCATCAGCCGCCTGGTCATTTTCCCCTACACGTGAGTCTGCTGCAGTcaagggaaatggaaaagctgcCTTCTGAGAGACAGGATAATTCAGCTGGGTGCTGAATTtttgctgcagcctttgcttttcaatCCTTGAGCATATGTCCCTGCCCTTTGCGTAGGCTACAGTGCCACATGGCTGTTGCACCTGCCTTGGGGTAAACTAGGGTGGTCTGCCATGGAGTTCATAGAGTAGTCTTAAAGTCCTGAAGTGTACTGCAGAGGAGGAGTCCTTGGCCTGTGGCTCTGCCCTGCTTATTTCTGGTGGGGAACTGAGAATTGGCTCGTGTTACATAAAAGAAGGAGGTGCCTGACCTGAAACTTCATCTGTGACTAGAGCTTTCTGGGGCTTAATTAGAACCCTACTAACAACACACTTTCCCTTCACTGCAATTCCCTCTCTCTTGCAGAGTGCTCTATAACACCTACTATTACTCCATGGAGATATTCCAACCCTTCTTTGGATACTACTTCGTGAATGCTCTCCTGATAATTCTGCAGCTGCTCCATGTCTTCTGGTCCTGCCTAATTATGCACATGGTCTACAAGTTCATCCTCCAGGGCACGGTATGGATCAGTTTGTAGTCCCCTGTACATCACGTGAGGAGGGAGGGTCCACCTAGACACTGTGGGAGCACAGGGGTTCCTCTGGGATGGATTCCTTCTTGCCCTAGTGAAATTATACTTGTACATTCCTAACAGTGAGGCGAAAGGAACACTCGATATTATTAGGGAAagctgactgaaaaaaagtaaaatttttaggAGTCAGTACAATATTGGGTCCACTTCTGATGCTTGTGTTCAAGAAAAATGTGGATTGGTCTCCAGGGGAGATTTCTGTGAACAAAGCCAGTGACATCTGAGTAAGAATCCCAATACTTGGTCCAGTATGATACGCATTTGTAACAGAACTAAGAAATCAAGGCAGGGAAACTTGTGATTGGTGAGGCCAGTGCAAAAGTGCTTCCCTTGTAGTACAGgatttttaattacagtgttactgagatcacagaatcacagaatggctgaggttggaaggtacctctgGAAGTCTTGTCCATATTTCCTGGCTCAAGCGAGGTCACCTAGAGtaggttgcccaggaccatgtccagacagctttttaatatctccaaggatggagatgccacaacctctctaggcaccctgtgccagtgctcagtcaccctctcagtaaaaaagtgtttcctgatgttcagagggagcctcctgtgtttcagtttgtaccCATCACTTCttttcctgtcactgggcactactgagaagagcctggctgtCTTCTTTACACCTTCCATTCAGGTATTAATATACCTggataagatccccctgagccttccctttctccaggctgaacagtcccagctctctcagcctttcctcatacatgagatgctccagtcccttcatcatctttgcagtcctccactggactctctccagtattgtccatgtctgtcttctactggggagcccagaactggacacagcacaccaggtgtggcctcaccagtgctgagcagagagaggggaaggatcacctccctcaacctgctggcaacactcctccaAATGCAGGCCAGGAAGGGCGAGGGCACATTGTTGGCTCGTGTTCAACTGTGTTTGCCAGGACCTCCAGGTTTATCTTAGAAAAGCTGGTCAGcccccagcatgtactggtTCCTGGTggtgttcctccccaggtgcaggacttcacacttccccttgttgaacttcacaagGTTCCTGTCGGCCCaattctccagcctgtcaaggtcccgCTGGATGGCACCACCATCCTCTGGCATatcagccactctgccccatcatTGGGATCATTAATACATGTTTCATATGGATTGTCTTACAGTGCTGCAGATGTCTACAGAGTAGATATTTCTGTCTAAACTAGCTGTCTGGACTCTCTTCGTAGCAGTAGAAAGGCATGCCCAAAGCATAATCCATTGCAGGTTGCACCCAAGTGCTGTTCATCTCTATCAGTCACAGAGCAACCCTAAATAAGTATCTGAGATGCAGCTGTATAAACTTAAGTGAAATGCATCCAGCTCTTTCTGACCATAGTATTATTTGCTGTGAGACCAAACTGCTGCTCAGCGTGAAATTCTTCCCAAAATCAAAAACATGACTTAATGGCATTAAATTAGTCACATGCCAAGGACATAGTCCAGGAGTAACAAGTCAGTGCCTTGTGGGAGTTGACCTTACAGCCCAGGATGAGTTGTTTTATTAGTATCCAACTGGGGAATTCTGTCTTAGGGGAACTGAGAACAGGCATTAAGGGCTCAGCTTCATCCATATTGTCCCCCATTTTCTTTATCTGCCTTCCCTTAAGGTAGCACAGAGCAAATCACTTGCAAATTAGGAAACAGAAACTTCACAGGGCAGAAAACTAAGACGCAACTGAAGACGcccttttaatgttttcctaatTCTAGTGTGGGCTGAATTACCATTGTTATCATATTGTAAAATGATGAGGTAATAAATAGCCTTATCAGAAATTAACCATCTGGGAGAAAAATACGGAAGCATATCCAGAATTTTCCCTATTTTATCTAAAAGTTATCTGCCATATTTGatgcaaaaatatatctgaTAGCTTTCCATATTGAGCAGtgaatagcaaagaaaaattgtcCTGAACAGATCTGTTTCAATGCTGATATTTAGTATCCAAAGTAGCATCAGCAAGAATACAGGACATTCTCCCCTTTTTGAGAGCCATTAAATTCTCCCCTCAGTCAGAAGTTCACATTCTTCTCATGGGCCTTTCTGATTTCCACAGTTTCCTCTCTGGCTACAGGATTATCTGTACCACCTTCTCACATGATGTCCCCTAATCCCCAGTAATTAGAACTCAGCCAAATCCTGAAGTACCAGTTTCATTCCCTCATACAGGCAACCTGAGACACATCGTTGTAACTCACGTGGTTCCTTTGTGAATCTTGCTGCGTTTAAGGCCTCAGCCACATTCTATGGCCATGAATGGATAAATTTAGGAATATTGATTACTATTTGTCCTGATGCTGCACATCAAGACTCCTGTGTAGTTCCTGAACTGCTAATTCTAGAATGACATGAGGTCCAGGCTATTCTCAGAAGATAGCATCCCCTACCCATGTTGTCCTTGGAGGCAGTTTGAATTCAGAGAGTTAAGAGTTTAGACTCTTAACAAATCCTGTCTGCATTTGGGTGTAGTCATCTCTGGAAAGACCATCAGAGCAAATAGACTTCTTAGTAGGATCCAGGAGATATCCCCAGGAGAGCAGGCAGAATAAATGGAAACTATGGGTGTCCGTGCAGCAGCTGACACACACCCCTGAGCAGTTTTCAAAGCTCAGGTCACAGAAgggttttgctgctgtctcTCAGAGCACTCTTTCTAACAAGGAGTGTGAGACTGTGAATTTGTCCCCAATTTTGGCATCTTGTATTGCGGAGTAGAAACAGCCTGGGAAGCCAGCATATGCTAGGCTGCTTTTTCTAAACTGTCAtttcatcacatttttcttctgtgacttCCTTTGAAGGcaatgaattaaatatttataaaagtgGATTACAGATCTCTCAGTCAATAGCAAGAGGAAAAACCTGAACATAAAACTGAATGTAATCAGAGTTGAGTGCTTTTTATTGAGCTGTTGGTTTGTTTGAAAACATACTGTTTCAAACTGTCCAAAGCAGTGTGCTCAACCCGCAGCCACCCAGGCCAAGTGTGGTCAGAACCTATCTCCGTGTCCCTTTTGGAAAAGGTGAAAGAGCTCGATTAACTGCCTCCCTCTATCCTTCTTCCACATGCTGATGCCCAAAGTAGCAATGTGGATCTCCTCGGTCCTACACAGTTGTCTTCAGTCCTTAGGCATCTGTGGTTCGGTGCTGCTTCTCAACCTGTACGGTAATTCCTGATGTTTATCAGGATCACAGCTAGGATTCCACTGAGTCTGAAATCAAAGAGATGGAGAGAATCCATGTAAAAGTGGAAAGGACACTGTGTGCCAAAGGCAAGCGGCTGAAGTAGCAGATGAATGTTTAGCCTGTGGCTCAGCTAGCACTGCTTCTTGTGCAGACTTCGATGTTTGTATTGcttctcatttacatttttccgTAGATGGAAAAGGACATGAGAAGCGACACAGAAGAAAGCGACAAGgatcaaggaagagaaaatattaaggaaaaggagaaaaatgggaTCACGTATTTCAGCAGCGTCACAAGCAACAATTACATCCAGAGGAATGGGTCTGAGCCACTGAACAACAGAACCCACCTCACCAATGGCCATGTCAAGGAGAGATAGCTACTGTTCCCATGCTTCTCATCTGGTCTTTGATGACTCCAGTCCACCGCCTTTAGAAACAGTTTTGCTCATTGTGTAGATGAAATGGAGTGCAATTGCAGATAGCTGAATTCCTGCTTCCCGTGGGGAGAAGTGTTCATAGTCAGTGTTATTTGAAGGAAGTTTTTGGTCTTTCTTCAATAAAAGCTTACTGTAGGTTGTAGCCTTGAAGCAGATAGAAAGGGATCAAAGTGGTTTGACTTGTATTAGACTGTACCGTAGTTGTTGTTAAATGTGTTAATcttgaaaaatacttaaaaaaaatacaaactctgGCAATGTCAAGTCTTAACCATCTAATGCTGTTTGGTAGGAATCTGTTTAGCCTTGATCAGCCTCTGGAGGCCCTGGCCTATTGCCACTAATGATTATGGCTAACAAGTCAGTGTGAGACTCTAAATCTTAATACGGGGACACCTCTTGAGAAAACAGGTGCCCCATACACactcagaaaattaaaactgaacatAGTGGAATAAAAGCTTTGGAAAGACATAGGAGAAAACATGTTCTCAAAAGAAGTGCTGCTGTGTGCCATATGACCAGTTTTGTAATGCTAGGGATCTCAGCCCCTTCTGTTGTCACCATTATTGCCACAAAGGTGGGAACTCCAAAGCCCAGATTGGAGAGAATATCCACCCAACTCATAAttggaagagctggaaaatcCAGGCAGCTGTGTCTCAACTGTCAGGTAATCCTTTAAACCTGTCTTGGAAGAAAACACAGTCAGAAGAAGGGAGGTGACAAGAAACTAGATAATCTAGAAGACAACACTGAGTAAGTGCTCATGTTTTCACCTAGTGTGATTGGCACAGTGGGAAATGTTTACAGAGTCAGCTTGTGGCAAGAAGGGAATACATTTCCCCTATCCTCAGAATAAAAAGGATCCAGAGAAGATCTGCTGAACTTTATGGAATAATGCTTTAACGTGGCTGTCTAACTGTAGGGCTTTTGCCCAGATATATCAAGAGTAGCAAGTTTAAAGCAGTAGTCCATGAAGTCATGATGCAGTTCTAATTAGGTTCATTTAGATGTCCTGTATCTTACATCCTGTGTAGTCTTCGACTTTGGATTCTGTAATCCCTTAAAAGACTCAAATTGGTATGAcatgaatttctgttttatagaTCAGTTAATCTGTGAAACCAAAGTATTAACAGATTCACTGTAACGAGTGCAGGGACTGCCAAGGCCATGCAGACGCTTCCCTATATGTGCCCAGTAAGGGCCAGTGCTAACTGGGGGGTACATGGACCAAGGAAATGCTCAATTTGAGGAGTTGGTGCACATGTTTAAAAGGCAAGTGACAGCACAGAAGGACAAGAGGGTTTTCAGCAATCCACTGAGTTCACCTGAGATGTGACTGAGAGCGCTTTGATCTGACCTTGTGCGTGGTCATCTTAGGTTTCAGTCAAAATACACTGGATAATTGCAGAGCAGAAGTGGTTCCAGCGCAGGTGATTCCAGGGCAGTAACATGCTCTGGGAGGAGAACATCTGTTCCTGCATCGTCATTGAAATTTGTATTTGCTGAAAATAGTCTGTCTCTGAAACCTTGAGCTAATTGGAAGTTCAAAGTACGTGTTCTGTATGCTGTCATGTTCCTTTAATCTGAGTCTACAGTCTTGCAACTCCTCTGCGGGTGATGTGTTCAGGCGGGATGGTTCTATATCATTTTGTACTACTGAATGCAAACATTctttataaattacttttgagAGGTGTGATTCTGTGGGCtcttttctacttctttaaCTAGCAGGAGACAACCTGGCTAGTTGCGCTTTATAGGTGGATGTGTGATGAAGGAGACACGTGTGGGTACCATTGCCAAGGCCGGTACGCGTGCAGCGCGTGCGGAGAGGATGTTGCGTACCCAGGACATGTAGCCGTACTGCGCCGTGCCAGTAGAGAACTGCAGCTGCCTGATTTGTCTCCCACTAGGTAAAGCTGTGCCTGGCCCTGGAACTAGGGGCATTTTGGGGCTCCCCTGCGCTAGCCCtaggggcagggcagggtgcttGGTACTGCCAGGGCAGTGGCAAGTCTAAGACTGCAGCACTGGGGAGATACTTTGGACTTGCAAGGGTACgaggagaaaaattaatgtctattcttctttttcatgAGGTTGTAGAAGTCTAGGAAAGATCCCTGCTGTAAAATCACACCTCTGACCGGAGGAGCAGAATGCTTCCCAGGGTCTGCACGATGCTCTGTGCAGACATACCATGATGCCTGCTGAATTTCACCCTCAGGGCTCTGCTGTCCCCTGAAGATTGAGATAAGCTCATTAGGAGGCAGACCTAGTTCTTGTGAAAGGATACATCAAGGATTCCGGAGAGCTGTTGGACTCGATTAAGAACTACCGAGTGCTGCTTTTAGCTGAGGAGCTGAGCATGACAGTGATGAGTCACTGGGGCAGATCAACTGCCAAATTTGTTTACTTGCCATCAACTTGATAAGGCTTAAAGAAGCTCTGTGTGTAACGAACTTCCTCCCCACATCACTCCACCTTTTCTCCTTACGCCTACACCAGTGTTGGGAAGCTTGTGAGTGCTGTGATAGAGCATTTATGAATTTAGTGTATCACCTCCCTCCGTCCCCTCCATGGTAGGGGCATCAGCCCCCAGCACACGGAAGCTGTTGTGGGAAGCCTGCACC
Protein-coding sequences here:
- the LOC104629599 gene encoding ceramide synthase 4 isoform X1, yielding MSDISLKPVLAVTPGSLLGSQILGSQSSLATEELASGAQGGSPCRKWARAWASTGMARSLYEWLWQHEFWLPPGITWEDMQESEDVRYPQPRDLLLSIPFALILVVIRYAFERAIALPLSSKLGVRDKQRPKAQPNPMLETFYSTRCKNPEEGELITLAKQCDLPVRKVERWFRRRRNTDRPSLSKKFCEACWRFTFYIISFFTGLAVLYDKPWLWDHRECWTGYPQQPLQPSLFWYYLLELSFYWSLVFTLPFDVKRKDFKEQIVHHAATIFLISFSYCANYIRIGTLVMVIHDAADCFLEPTKIFNYMKWKKTCDSLFMIFSAVFLISRLVIFPYTVLYNTYYYSMEIFQPFFGYYFVNALLIILQLLHVFWSCLIMHMVYKFILQGTMEKDMRSDTEESDKDQGRENIKEKEKNGITYFSSVTSNNYIQRNGSEPLNNRTHLTNGHVKER
- the LOC104629599 gene encoding ceramide synthase 4 isoform X6; this encodes MARSLYEWLWQHEFWLPPGITWEDMQESEDVRYPQPRDLLLSIPFALILVVIRYAFERAIALPLSSKLGVRDKQRPKAQPNPMLETFYSTRCKNPEEGELITLAKQCDLPVRKVERWFRRRRNTDRPSLSKKFCEACWRFTFYIISFFTGLAVLYDKPWLWDHRECWTGYPQQPLQPSLFWYYLLELSFYWSLVFTLPFDVKRKDFKEQIVHHAATIFLISFSYCANYIRIGTLVMVIHDAADCFLEPTKIFNYMKWKKTCDSLFMIFSAVFLISRLVIFPYTVLYNTYYYSMEIFQPFFGYYFVNALLIILQLLHVFWSCLIMHMVYKFILQGTMEKDMRSDTEESDKDQGRENIKEKEKNGITYFSSVTSNNYIQRNGSEPLNNRTHLTNGHVKER
- the LOC104629599 gene encoding ceramide synthase 4 isoform X5 — protein: MLCISMARSLYEWLWQHEFWLPPGITWEDMQESEDVRYPQPRDLLLSIPFALILVVIRYAFERAIALPLSSKLGVRDKQRPKAQPNPMLETFYSTRCKNPEEGELITLAKQCDLPVRKVERWFRRRRNTDRPSLSKKFCEACWRFTFYIISFFTGLAVLYDKPWLWDHRECWTGYPQQPLQPSLFWYYLLELSFYWSLVFTLPFDVKRKDFKEQIVHHAATIFLISFSYCANYIRIGTLVMVIHDAADCFLEPTKIFNYMKWKKTCDSLFMIFSAVFLISRLVIFPYTVLYNTYYYSMEIFQPFFGYYFVNALLIILQLLHVFWSCLIMHMVYKFILQGTMEKDMRSDTEESDKDQGRENIKEKEKNGITYFSSVTSNNYIQRNGSEPLNNRTHLTNGHVKER
- the LOC104629599 gene encoding ceramide synthase 4 isoform X4, coding for MIPDISRMARSLYEWLWQHEFWLPPGITWEDMQESEDVRYPQPRDLLLSIPFALILVVIRYAFERAIALPLSSKLGVRDKQRPKAQPNPMLETFYSTRCKNPEEGELITLAKQCDLPVRKVERWFRRRRNTDRPSLSKKFCEACWRFTFYIISFFTGLAVLYDKPWLWDHRECWTGYPQQPLQPSLFWYYLLELSFYWSLVFTLPFDVKRKDFKEQIVHHAATIFLISFSYCANYIRIGTLVMVIHDAADCFLEPTKIFNYMKWKKTCDSLFMIFSAVFLISRLVIFPYTVLYNTYYYSMEIFQPFFGYYFVNALLIILQLLHVFWSCLIMHMVYKFILQGTMEKDMRSDTEESDKDQGRENIKEKEKNGITYFSSVTSNNYIQRNGSEPLNNRTHLTNGHVKER
- the LOC104629599 gene encoding ceramide synthase 4 isoform X2 — translated: MENSLEVGAKPQFPESEKLHQKENTVIIVKLKAGGSPCRKWARAWASTGMARSLYEWLWQHEFWLPPGITWEDMQESEDVRYPQPRDLLLSIPFALILVVIRYAFERAIALPLSSKLGVRDKQRPKAQPNPMLETFYSTRCKNPEEGELITLAKQCDLPVRKVERWFRRRRNTDRPSLSKKFCEACWRFTFYIISFFTGLAVLYDKPWLWDHRECWTGYPQQPLQPSLFWYYLLELSFYWSLVFTLPFDVKRKDFKEQIVHHAATIFLISFSYCANYIRIGTLVMVIHDAADCFLEPTKIFNYMKWKKTCDSLFMIFSAVFLISRLVIFPYTVLYNTYYYSMEIFQPFFGYYFVNALLIILQLLHVFWSCLIMHMVYKFILQGTMEKDMRSDTEESDKDQGRENIKEKEKNGITYFSSVTSNNYIQRNGSEPLNNRTHLTNGHVKER
- the LOC104629599 gene encoding ceramide synthase 4 isoform X3; protein product: MGQGLGLHWVRCYMILRMARSLYEWLWQHEFWLPPGITWEDMQESEDVRYPQPRDLLLSIPFALILVVIRYAFERAIALPLSSKLGVRDKQRPKAQPNPMLETFYSTRCKNPEEGELITLAKQCDLPVRKVERWFRRRRNTDRPSLSKKFCEACWRFTFYIISFFTGLAVLYDKPWLWDHRECWTGYPQQPLQPSLFWYYLLELSFYWSLVFTLPFDVKRKDFKEQIVHHAATIFLISFSYCANYIRIGTLVMVIHDAADCFLEPTKIFNYMKWKKTCDSLFMIFSAVFLISRLVIFPYTVLYNTYYYSMEIFQPFFGYYFVNALLIILQLLHVFWSCLIMHMVYKFILQGTMEKDMRSDTEESDKDQGRENIKEKEKNGITYFSSVTSNNYIQRNGSEPLNNRTHLTNGHVKER